Proteins found in one Brachyspira murdochii DSM 12563 genomic segment:
- the rpmB gene encoding 50S ribosomal protein L28 gives MARVCEICGKGKQNGHSVSHSNIKTKRSFNANLQSIRIEVNGSAKKALVCTRCLKGNKVVKAK, from the coding sequence ATGGCAAGAGTATGTGAAATATGCGGCAAAGGCAAACAAAATGGTCATAGCGTAAGCCACTCTAATATAAAAACTAAACGTTCTTTTAATGCTAATTTACAAAGCATTAGAATAGAAGTTAATGGTTCAGCAAAAAAAGCGTTGGTATGCACTAGATGTCTTAAAGGCAACAAAGTAGTTAAAGCTAAATAA
- a CDS encoding BspA family leucine-rich repeat surface protein, whose protein sequence is MSKYKPKNKIELRSLIENNNIYLGDIDTSLITDMSYLFRKTNRKEYSGIENWNTENVINMESMFAGLSQFNETLYKWDTSKVNNMTGMFFCCKEFNQDINSWNVSNVTNMANMFCLCEKFNQPLDKWNVSNVENMTGMFAGAYNFNKSLNDWDIYNVKYMLSMFNGAGSFNKPLNKWNTRKLENMSTMFYNAVMFNQDLSDWNLDNVSDLDFAFEETTLKNNNKIPIQFIVAEYVTAKNKSLKITQFEMIKNNVKEAYKSIINYDNKIYADFRIMLENEFYRELTDLKTNNNEVLNFSNIEDIENFVNYDKKNNTKLKFIDDIIKEKEIKVFSKDKSKIIDIKIIKYIYLEYFNLKKYIYKIQSLDNIINFLDKESFKNCIREIYINSKKDVSVLVCGVYADDNILIEMYNRENSSILFMKILALHTDSKFALSLLYNVFARHRKASIKKEAVNLLNSIAEKMNLELYELGFKLVYDFGFDKKGEKIIEVNDNKYKISLKNNNVVELFDINHKKQLKSIPKHFPENIKEEIKYIRKEIPNILKSQNYNLIKILISGKKYNYNFWKEIFIDNPIMNKYAVSLIWNLYDKNMNFKTSFRYLGDNSYTDLNDNYVIINENCYISLCSVFDLSKEDITKWKIHLNDYDISQPINQFPIFNMDIYNLEKEIDKLQNMEIIYSSLKAFAGRYSMNVIYEYSESIFCFEDFKKDKFTIKIKFDEYVNNGDIVKINISFYNRENKTADNRFIYYWLVLMISDFKKEELFY, encoded by the coding sequence ATGAGTAAATATAAACCAAAGAATAAAATAGAATTAAGAAGTTTAATAGAAAACAATAATATTTATTTAGGCGATATTGATACTTCTTTAATAACTGATATGTCATATTTATTTAGGAAAACTAATAGAAAAGAATATTCAGGCATAGAGAATTGGAATACAGAAAATGTTATTAATATGGAATCTATGTTTGCAGGTTTAAGTCAATTTAATGAGACTTTATATAAATGGGATACTTCAAAAGTGAATAATATGACAGGAATGTTTTTTTGTTGTAAGGAATTTAATCAGGATATTAATAGTTGGAATGTATCTAATGTTACAAATATGGCTAATATGTTCTGTTTATGTGAAAAGTTTAATCAGCCTTTAGATAAATGGAATGTTTCTAATGTTGAAAATATGACTGGTATGTTTGCTGGTGCTTATAATTTTAATAAGTCTTTAAATGATTGGGATATTTATAATGTGAAGTATATGCTTTCTATGTTTAATGGGGCAGGAAGTTTTAACAAGCCTTTAAATAAATGGAACACTAGAAAATTGGAAAATATGTCTACTATGTTTTATAATGCTGTAATGTTTAATCAGGATTTATCAGATTGGAATTTAGATAATGTATCAGATTTGGATTTTGCATTTGAGGAAACAACATTAAAAAATAATAATAAAATACCTATACAATTTATAGTTGCTGAATATGTAACAGCAAAGAATAAATCATTAAAGATTACACAATTTGAAATGATAAAAAATAATGTAAAAGAGGCATATAAAAGCATTATTAACTATGATAATAAAATATATGCTGATTTTAGAATAATGCTTGAAAATGAATTTTATAGAGAATTAACAGACTTAAAAACGAATAATAATGAAGTATTAAATTTTAGTAATATAGAAGATATAGAAAATTTTGTGAATTATGATAAGAAAAATAATACAAAATTAAAGTTCATTGATGATATAATAAAAGAAAAAGAAATAAAAGTCTTTAGTAAAGATAAATCAAAAATTATAGACATAAAAATAATAAAGTATATTTATTTAGAATATTTTAATTTAAAAAAGTATATTTATAAAATACAAAGTCTTGATAATATAATAAATTTTCTTGATAAGGAAAGTTTTAAAAACTGCATAAGAGAAATATATATTAATTCAAAAAAAGATGTTTCTGTTTTAGTTTGCGGTGTATATGCTGATGATAATATTTTAATTGAAATGTATAATAGAGAAAATAGTTCTATATTATTTATGAAGATTTTAGCATTACATACAGACAGTAAATTTGCTTTAAGTTTATTATATAATGTTTTTGCTAGACATAGAAAAGCTTCAATTAAAAAAGAGGCTGTTAACCTATTAAACTCTATTGCTGAAAAAATGAATTTAGAATTATATGAATTAGGTTTCAAATTGGTATATGATTTTGGATTTGATAAAAAGGGAGAGAAAATTATAGAAGTGAATGATAATAAATATAAAATATCCCTTAAAAATAATAATGTAGTAGAATTGTTTGATATTAATCATAAAAAACAATTAAAATCAATACCAAAACACTTTCCAGAAAATATAAAAGAAGAGATAAAGTATATTAGAAAAGAGATTCCAAATATACTAAAGAGCCAGAATTATAATTTGATAAAAATTTTAATAAGTGGTAAAAAATATAATTATAATTTTTGGAAAGAGATTTTTATTGATAATCCTATAATGAATAAATATGCTGTTAGTTTGATATGGAATTTATATGATAAAAATATGAATTTTAAAACTTCTTTTAGATATTTAGGAGATAATAGTTATACAGACTTAAATGATAATTATGTTATCATAAATGAAAATTGTTATATTAGTTTATGCAGTGTATTTGATTTAAGTAAAGAAGATATAACAAAATGGAAAATACATTTAAATGATTATGATATATCACAGCCTATAAATCAGTTTCCAATTTTTAATATGGACATTTATAATTTAGAAAAAGAAATAGATAAACTTCAAAATATGGAAATAATTTATTCAAGTTTAAAGGCATTTGCAGGCAGATATTCTATGAATGTTATTTATGAATATTCAGAGAGTATTTTTTGTTTTGAAGATTTTAAAAAAGATAAATTTACTATAAAGATTAAATTTGACGAATATGTTAATAATGGAGATATTGTTAAAATTAATATATCATTTTACAATAGAGAAAATAAAACAGCTGATAATAGATTTATATATTATTGGCTTGTTTTAATGATAAGTGATTTTAAAAAAGAAGAACTTTTTTATTAA
- a CDS encoding segregation/condensation protein A — protein sequence MEKNINETNQENKENSNKENNADVLNNKEAENNKPDYKEFTVSLSSIDYEGPLSILFDMLKRSEKNIYEVSILEIIDQFVEYLKAQAALNLDSTGDFLVVASEFHLYKSKMLLPHDIDDDKFTDRLKFEIVEQMLEFQRYKMVSEELDRLQEASDSIFERKDTERVKFFNNINSLDDNEVAWKDVTLYDLVYAFTKVQFVPETDLAVLSGMSNFHIDNAIDMIRIKLSETAFFPFIVLFKDGVTKRQLVTFFLAMLELVKEKEILLKQEMRFKEIYVFKRDERFISKENSDSEEESDNAEEVSNDKEESTSEDSTNIESNSSEENNKNTSDNQN from the coding sequence ATGGAAAAGAATATAAACGAAACAAATCAAGAAAATAAAGAAAACAGCAATAAAGAAAATAATGCTGATGTATTGAATAATAAAGAAGCAGAAAATAATAAGCCTGATTATAAAGAGTTTACAGTTTCATTATCGAGTATAGATTATGAAGGACCTTTATCTATACTTTTTGATATGCTTAAAAGAAGTGAAAAGAATATATATGAAGTTTCTATTTTGGAAATTATAGATCAGTTTGTTGAATATTTAAAAGCTCAGGCAGCATTGAATCTTGATTCTACAGGGGATTTTTTGGTAGTTGCTTCTGAATTTCATCTATATAAATCAAAAATGCTTTTACCGCATGATATAGATGATGATAAGTTTACAGACAGATTAAAATTTGAAATAGTAGAGCAGATGCTTGAGTTTCAGAGATATAAAATGGTTTCTGAAGAGCTTGACAGGCTTCAGGAGGCTTCGGATTCTATATTTGAACGTAAAGATACAGAGAGAGTAAAATTTTTTAATAATATTAATTCTTTAGATGATAATGAAGTTGCTTGGAAAGATGTTACACTTTATGATTTGGTGTATGCTTTTACAAAGGTTCAGTTTGTGCCTGAAACAGATTTGGCAGTTCTCTCTGGAATGTCCAATTTCCATATAGATAATGCTATTGATATGATAAGGATAAAATTATCAGAAACAGCTTTTTTCCCTTTTATAGTATTATTTAAAGATGGAGTTACAAAGAGACAGCTTGTTACATTCTTTTTGGCTATGCTTGAACTTGTTAAAGAAAAAGAAATTCTCCTTAAACAAGAGATGAGATTTAAAGAGATATATGTATTTAAAAGAGATGAGCGTTTTATATCTAAAGAAAATAGTGATAGTGAAGAAGAAAGTGATAATGCAGAAGAAGTTTCTAATGATAAAGAGGAAAGTACATCAGAAGACAGTACAAATATAGAAAGTAATTCTTCAGAAGAAAATAATAAAAATACTTCAGATAATCAAAATTAA
- the gltA gene encoding NADPH-dependent glutamate synthase encodes MPPRSKLGEIPRQEMPTRSPEERRKDFKEVPTGYTEEQAYTEALRCLDCKVPHCMEGCPAKVKIPEFIGLVAEKKFLEAAKKIKETNALPAACGRVCPQETQCEERCVVGKKFEPVAIGKLEMFVADYERKHAQHEDLKVEKNGKKVCVVGAGPAGLACAGDLIKLGYDVTVLEALHTIGGVLMYGIPEFRLPKELVAHEVENLKKDGVNFKINEVAGVSLDFNELRKEYDAIFLGTGAGLPAFLNIPGENFCGVYSANEYLTRVNLMGAYKFPEVDTPVIRHKRVAVLGGGNVAMDACRTAVRLGAEKVYIVYRRTQKELPARVEEVHHAMEEGVDFRFLRAPLEILADENDNVTAIRTQVMELGEPDADGRRKPVAVEGQTEDIEVDAVIIAIGTTPNPLIARKVPELQTTKKGTYVIDEETGATSIEGVFAGGDAARGAATVILAIGDGKRAAAGIHKYLSNK; translated from the coding sequence ATGCCCCCAAGATCAAAATTAGGTGAAATACCTAGACAAGAGATGCCTACTAGAAGTCCGGAAGAAAGAAGAAAGGATTTTAAGGAAGTACCTACAGGATATACTGAAGAACAGGCTTATACAGAGGCTTTAAGATGTTTAGACTGCAAAGTACCCCATTGTATGGAAGGCTGTCCTGCTAAAGTAAAGATTCCTGAGTTTATAGGGCTTGTTGCTGAAAAAAAATTTTTAGAAGCAGCTAAAAAAATTAAAGAAACTAATGCTTTGCCTGCAGCCTGCGGAAGAGTATGCCCTCAGGAAACTCAATGCGAAGAAAGATGTGTTGTCGGTAAAAAATTTGAACCTGTAGCTATAGGTAAATTGGAAATGTTTGTTGCTGATTATGAAAGAAAACATGCACAGCATGAAGATTTAAAAGTTGAAAAGAACGGTAAAAAAGTATGTGTCGTAGGTGCAGGTCCTGCTGGTTTAGCTTGTGCAGGGGATTTGATTAAATTAGGATATGATGTAACTGTATTAGAAGCCTTGCATACTATAGGCGGAGTATTAATGTATGGTATTCCGGAGTTCCGTCTGCCAAAAGAATTGGTAGCTCATGAGGTAGAAAATCTTAAAAAAGACGGCGTTAATTTTAAAATAAATGAAGTTGCAGGTGTGTCTTTAGATTTTAATGAGTTGAGAAAAGAATATGATGCAATATTTTTGGGAACTGGTGCCGGACTTCCTGCTTTCTTAAATATACCCGGTGAAAATTTCTGCGGAGTGTATTCTGCTAATGAATATTTGACACGTGTTAACTTAATGGGTGCTTATAAATTCCCAGAAGTAGATACTCCTGTTATAAGACATAAAAGAGTTGCTGTATTAGGCGGAGGTAACGTAGCTATGGATGCCTGCAGAACTGCTGTAAGATTAGGTGCTGAAAAAGTATATATAGTTTATAGAAGAACTCAAAAAGAACTTCCGGCAAGGGTAGAGGAAGTACATCATGCTATGGAAGAGGGAGTAGATTTTAGATTTTTAAGAGCTCCTTTAGAGATTCTTGCAGATGAAAATGATAATGTTACAGCTATAAGAACTCAGGTAATGGAGCTTGGAGAACCTGATGCTGACGGCAGAAGAAAACCTGTTGCTGTTGAAGGTCAGACAGAAGATATAGAAGTTGATGCAGTTATTATTGCTATAGGAACTACTCCTAACCCTCTTATAGCTAGAAAAGTACCAGAATTACAAACTACTAAAAAAGGTACTTATGTTATTGATGAAGAAACAGGTGCTACTTCTATAGAGGGTGTATTTGCAGGAGGAGATGCTGCAAGAGGTGCTGCTACAGTTATTCTTGCTATTGGAGACGGTAAAAGAGCTGCAGCTGGAATACATAAATATTTATCTAATAAATAA
- a CDS encoding deoxyguanosinetriphosphate triphosphohydrolase: protein MRTIRLDIETREKSFLSKAAAFSSESKGTVYPREKDDIRTIYMQDRDRIVHSEYFRRLKDKAQVIMLSVGDFRTRLTHTLEVMQIARSIARALRLNEDLTEAIAFGHDLGHSPFGHAGEKAISKYFKGFHHSSHSLRVVEHLEKGKGLNLSFEVRDGIIKHTKGKNGKLIADSSGPSTNEGMIVRISDTIAYANHDVDDAIRYGLLKYEDLPKDIIKILGTTYGERADTMIMGVIEASMEKMEIDIDEKVLKAINDLRAFMFKTVYESKAILEDVERVNRIISTIFEYLLKHKEIIEEDNLFKKADIPYKSDEELVKDYVAHLTDSEAISLHKKITYGKLNYI from the coding sequence TTGAGAACAATAAGACTTGATATAGAAACCAGAGAAAAATCTTTTTTATCTAAAGCCGCAGCGTTTTCATCTGAAAGCAAAGGAACAGTATACCCGAGAGAAAAAGATGATATAAGAACAATTTATATGCAAGACAGAGACAGAATAGTACATAGTGAATATTTTAGACGTCTTAAAGATAAAGCACAGGTTATAATGCTTTCGGTAGGCGATTTTAGAACTAGGCTTACACATACACTTGAAGTTATGCAGATAGCAAGAAGCATAGCAAGGGCATTAAGACTTAATGAAGATTTAACAGAAGCTATTGCATTTGGTCATGATTTGGGACATTCTCCTTTCGGACATGCAGGTGAGAAGGCTATATCAAAATATTTCAAAGGTTTTCATCATTCTTCTCATTCTTTAAGAGTAGTTGAGCATTTAGAAAAAGGCAAGGGGCTTAATTTAAGTTTTGAGGTAAGAGATGGAATTATAAAGCATACAAAAGGAAAAAATGGAAAACTTATTGCAGATTCTTCTGGTCCTTCTACAAATGAAGGTATGATTGTAAGGATATCAGATACTATAGCATATGCCAATCATGATGTTGATGATGCTATTAGATACGGACTTCTTAAATATGAGGATTTGCCTAAAGATATTATCAAAATATTAGGCACTACATACGGAGAGAGAGCTGATACTATGATTATGGGTGTAATAGAAGCAAGCATGGAGAAAATGGAAATAGATATTGATGAGAAAGTTTTAAAGGCTATTAATGATTTGAGGGCTTTTATGTTTAAAACTGTCTATGAAAGCAAGGCTATACTTGAAGATGTAGAGAGAGTTAATAGAATTATATCTACTATATTTGAATATTTATTAAAACATAAAGAAATAATAGAAGAAGACAATTTATTTAAAAAAGCTGATATTCCTTATAAAAGCGATGAAGAACTTGTTAAAGATTATGTAGCACATCTTACTGATTCGGAGGCTATAAGTTTACATAAAAAAATTACTTACGGAAAACTTAATTATATTTAA
- the ispH gene encoding 4-hydroxy-3-methylbut-2-enyl diphosphate reductase — MNVDIGKFAGFCDGVKYAVENTFSQAAKNNNNDDIYIDGHLIHNPQTLDMLENIGVKTYEDNEDMSVLNNKTVIVRAHGISPKRREALSSHAKKIVNLTCKYVAKIQGLVKKHSSLGYRIIVIGNPKHPEIIGVCGYANDVYVVYKDEDLNNLPNDTKKTLIAAQTTLQKSVFDKYVDKIKEKYPDTEIIVKNTICEATEQRQNEVLEIAKRNDAVLVIGGSESSNTRNLYNIASSIKPAFYVEYKEDLEKIDLSKYKNVGIMAGASTPDWLIEDVAQTIKDKYASPITRFVSRIFDFLNYGYIFFSVGAFLMSYAIYDILSEPFQYKIGIVIAAYYLYMSLGNGYSNYTIKISDKRRYLFYQKNKLFFMTLITVSALSMFYLAYKVDIGILMLTILSSLLGIGYNISFENKSRFETSVFFKLFKKLIPFKAIVISVAVTVLLNGSIFIMHRNIIKEKPFLYIFSTSIVFLFMFIRQALIEIKFSQSDKIAGAVTLTTYIDSSKLAVITRIIPIVLILFMIVSILIGKFPLELNKLKYFIPIIYSSVVSFAVMKKKIITSRHLFSILIDSPLYVLFLAALINI, encoded by the coding sequence ATGAACGTAGATATAGGTAAATTCGCTGGTTTCTGTGATGGTGTAAAATATGCAGTTGAAAATACTTTTTCTCAGGCTGCTAAAAATAATAATAACGATGATATATATATTGACGGACATTTAATACATAATCCTCAGACTCTTGATATGTTGGAAAATATAGGCGTAAAAACATATGAAGATAATGAGGATATGTCTGTTTTAAATAATAAAACTGTTATAGTAAGAGCTCATGGAATATCTCCTAAAAGACGTGAAGCTCTGTCTAGCCATGCTAAAAAAATAGTTAATCTTACCTGTAAATATGTTGCTAAAATTCAAGGTCTTGTTAAAAAACATAGCTCTCTTGGTTATAGAATTATAGTAATAGGAAATCCTAAACACCCGGAAATAATTGGAGTATGCGGATATGCCAATGATGTCTATGTTGTTTACAAAGACGAAGATTTAAATAATTTACCTAATGATACAAAAAAAACTCTAATAGCAGCTCAGACAACATTACAAAAGTCAGTATTTGATAAATATGTAGATAAAATAAAAGAAAAATATCCTGATACAGAAATTATAGTAAAAAATACTATATGCGAAGCTACAGAACAAAGACAAAATGAAGTATTAGAAATAGCTAAAAGAAATGATGCCGTACTTGTTATAGGAGGATCTGAAAGCTCAAATACTAGAAATCTATATAATATAGCATCATCCATAAAGCCAGCATTTTATGTTGAATATAAAGAAGATTTAGAAAAAATAGATTTATCAAAATATAAAAATGTAGGCATAATGGCTGGAGCTTCCACCCCGGACTGGCTTATAGAAGATGTGGCTCAGACAATCAAAGATAAATATGCAAGTCCTATTACAAGATTTGTTTCTAGAATATTTGATTTTCTTAATTACGGATATATATTTTTCTCTGTAGGTGCTTTTTTAATGTCATATGCTATATATGATATATTATCAGAGCCTTTTCAGTATAAAATAGGTATAGTAATAGCTGCTTATTATCTGTATATGAGTTTGGGAAATGGGTACAGCAATTATACTATTAAAATAAGCGACAAAAGAAGATATTTATTCTATCAAAAAAATAAATTATTTTTTATGACACTTATAACTGTAAGTGCATTATCTATGTTTTATTTGGCATACAAAGTAGATATCGGAATACTAATGCTTACAATACTTTCAAGCCTTCTTGGCATAGGCTATAATATAAGTTTTGAAAATAAATCGAGATTTGAAACTTCGGTATTTTTTAAGCTATTTAAAAAACTTATACCATTTAAAGCTATAGTAATATCAGTTGCTGTTACAGTGCTTTTGAACGGATCTATATTTATAATGCATAGAAATATTATAAAAGAAAAGCCTTTCCTATATATATTTTCTACAAGCATAGTATTTTTATTTATGTTTATAAGGCAGGCATTGATAGAAATAAAATTCTCTCAAAGTGATAAGATAGCAGGTGCTGTAACTTTAACTACATATATAGATTCATCTAAATTAGCAGTGATAACTAGAATAATACCGATTGTACTAATATTATTTATGATTGTTAGTATTCTTATAGGAAAGTTTCCATTGGAGCTAAATAAATTAAAATACTTTATACCAATTATATACAGCAGTGTTGTATCTTTTGCTGTAATGAAAAAGAAGATTATAACAAGCAGACATCTATTTTCTATACTAATAGATTCTCCGCTTTATGTATTATTTTTAGCGGCATTAATCAACATTTAA
- a CDS encoding BspA family leucine-rich repeat surface protein: protein MYKPKNKIELRSLIENSNIYLGDIDTSLITDMSMLFDKPNFACFEGSYSEYESYNVRSDFSGIEKWDTSNVITMKSMFHNVKNFNININDWNVSKVADMSYMFYGASSFNMPLYKWDISNVENMCSMFENAVSFNQDLDAWKVREDTYTKDMFINTNLTESPKWYI, encoded by the coding sequence GTGTATAAACCAAAAAATAAAATTGAATTGAGAAGTTTAATAGAAAATAGTAATATATATTTGGGCGATATTGATACTTCTTTAATAACTGATATGTCTATGCTTTTTGATAAGCCTAATTTTGCATGTTTTGAGGGTTCTTACAGTGAATATGAGAGTTACAATGTAAGGTCTGATTTTTCAGGTATAGAGAAATGGGATACTTCTAATGTTATAACAATGAAATCTATGTTTCATAATGTAAAAAATTTCAATATAAATATTAATGATTGGAATGTTTCTAAAGTTGCTGATATGAGTTATATGTTTTATGGAGCTAGTAGTTTCAATATGCCTTTGTATAAATGGGATATAAGCAATGTAGAAAATATGTGCAGTATGTTTGAGAATGCTGTTAGTTTTAATCAGGATTTAGATGCTTGGAAAGTGAGAGAAGATACTTATACAAAAGATATGTTTATAAATACAAATTTAACTGAAAGTCCTAAATGGTACATATAA
- a CDS encoding Gfo/Idh/MocA family protein, with protein MKKINIGFIGAGNIAETMAKTISKIKEVESYAVSARDLKRSKAFAKKYGFKKFYGSYEEMLKDEKIDLVYIATPHSHHYEHIKLCLNNNKNVICEKAFTVNTKQAREVLILAKKKKLLLAEAIWTRYMPSRQIINDTIKSGIIGKVSSLTANLGYVINKVPRLIEPELAGGALLDVGVYTINFALMVFGNKISKIDSCCVKTKKGVDEQNSITLTFEDGKMAVLNSTMSALTNREGVINGDKGYMVIKNINNPESITVYSLDRKVVKTIKVPKQITGYEYQILSCVDAINNGRLECKEMPHEDILRVMNIMDTLRRSWKIKYPFEK; from the coding sequence ATGAAAAAAATAAATATAGGTTTTATAGGAGCTGGAAATATAGCAGAAACTATGGCAAAAACTATATCTAAAATAAAAGAAGTAGAATCATATGCTGTAAGTGCTAGAGATTTAAAAAGAAGCAAGGCTTTTGCTAAAAAATATGGATTTAAAAAGTTTTACGGCTCTTATGAAGAGATGTTAAAAGATGAAAAAATTGATTTAGTTTATATAGCAACACCGCATTCGCATCATTATGAACATATAAAACTATGCTTAAACAATAATAAAAATGTAATATGTGAAAAAGCATTTACTGTTAATACCAAACAAGCGAGAGAAGTATTGATACTAGCTAAAAAGAAAAAACTTTTGCTTGCAGAGGCTATATGGACAAGATATATGCCTAGCAGACAAATAATAAATGACACTATAAAAAGCGGTATTATAGGAAAAGTAAGTTCATTAACTGCCAACTTAGGGTATGTTATAAATAAAGTTCCTAGATTAATAGAACCAGAATTAGCAGGAGGAGCTTTGCTTGATGTAGGTGTTTATACTATCAATTTTGCTTTAATGGTATTCGGAAATAAAATATCTAAAATAGATTCCTGCTGTGTAAAGACTAAAAAAGGAGTAGATGAACAAAACTCTATTACATTAACCTTTGAAGATGGAAAAATGGCTGTATTAAACTCTACAATGTCTGCATTAACCAACAGAGAAGGAGTTATAAATGGAGATAAAGGCTATATGGTGATAAAAAATATTAATAACCCAGAAAGTATAACAGTTTATTCTCTTGACAGAAAAGTTGTAAAAACTATTAAAGTACCAAAACAAATAACAGGATATGAATATCAGATACTTTCATGCGTTGATGCAATTAATAACGGCAGACTAGAATGCAAAGAAATGCCGCATGAGGATATTTTGAGAGTGATGAATATAATGGATACTTTAAGAAGAAGTTGGAAAATAAAATACCCTTTTGAAAAATAA
- a CDS encoding family 4 glycosyl hydrolase, with product MIKFVLVGAGSAQFGCDMLGDIFSTKSLEGSHITLLDINPDALKKVYDYVKVFIEANKLNFTVDASTERKEAFKNADFIISSIEVGDRFQLWDQDWKIPMQYGIHQVYGENGGAGGVFHSLRIIPSVLDIVKDAIDICPNAYIFNFSNPMTAICTAVKRAYPDAKFIGMCHEIGWLHKWLPKILRMNYEDFEIKAGGLNHFSCLLEIKDKKTGKDLYPDVLKNAYGYFEHEVGYSDLLKYAKENNSFSKTENFDHSIEEKLKGEFIWADRRLLKVILDNYKLLPITVDSHFGEYIAWAWDVSDHRGILDFYELYRTVLSKAEPKIELTVKERASSIIDAIVTGNSYTEEAVNILNEGLIEDLPNWIAVEVPAVISKNKVEGVKLNNVPKGFLSLLRNYVSVYDLTAEAAIHKKREYAVQAILANPVVNVCKNTEDMIDTMISCQKPYLDYLK from the coding sequence ATGATTAAATTTGTTTTAGTTGGTGCAGGAAGTGCACAGTTCGGATGCGATATGCTTGGAGATATTTTCTCTACTAAATCATTAGAAGGCTCTCATATAACATTGCTTGATATTAATCCTGATGCTTTAAAAAAAGTATATGATTATGTTAAAGTTTTTATAGAAGCAAATAAATTAAATTTTACTGTTGATGCCTCTACAGAAAGAAAAGAAGCTTTTAAGAATGCTGATTTTATCATAAGTTCTATAGAAGTGGGAGACCGATTTCAATTATGGGATCAGGATTGGAAAATACCTATGCAGTATGGTATTCATCAAGTTTATGGAGAAAATGGAGGAGCTGGAGGAGTATTTCACTCTTTAAGAATTATACCCTCTGTGCTTGATATAGTAAAAGATGCTATTGATATATGTCCTAATGCCTATATATTTAATTTTTCTAATCCTATGACTGCTATATGTACTGCTGTAAAAAGAGCCTATCCAGATGCCAAGTTTATAGGTATGTGCCATGAAATAGGCTGGCTTCATAAATGGCTTCCAAAAATTCTTAGAATGAATTATGAAGATTTTGAAATTAAAGCTGGAGGATTAAATCATTTCAGCTGTTTATTAGAAATAAAAGATAAAAAAACGGGAAAAGATTTATATCCTGATGTATTAAAAAATGCCTATGGATATTTTGAACATGAGGTAGGATATAGTGATTTATTAAAATATGCTAAAGAAAATAACAGCTTTTCAAAAACAGAAAACTTTGATCATTCAATAGAAGAGAAACTTAAAGGCGAGTTTATATGGGCAGATAGAAGACTTTTAAAAGTAATATTAGATAATTATAAACTTTTACCTATAACAGTAGACAGTCATTTTGGTGAGTATATAGCTTGGGCTTGGGACGTTTCAGATCATAGAGGTATATTAGACTTTTATGAATTATATAGAACTGTTCTTTCTAAAGCTGAGCCTAAAATAGAACTGACGGTAAAAGAAAGAGCTTCAAGTATAATTGATGCTATAGTTACAGGCAATAGTTATACAGAAGAGGCTGTAAATATTTTAAATGAGGGATTAATAGAAGATTTGCCTAATTGGATAGCTGTAGAAGTGCCTGCTGTTATTAGTAAAAATAAAGTTGAAGGGGTAAAGCTTAATAATGTACCTAAAGGATTTTTATCGCTTTTAAGAAATTATGTAAGTGTGTATGATTTAACTGCTGAAGCTGCTATACATAAAAAAAGAGAATATGCTGTGCAGGCTATACTTGCAAATCCTGTTGTTAATGTATGCAAAAATACTGAAGATATGATTGATACTATGATATCCTGTCAGAAACCTTATTTGGATTATTTAAAATAA